Proteins co-encoded in one Flavivirga eckloniae genomic window:
- a CDS encoding peptidase domain-containing ABC transporter gives MKFSPQQDQMDCGPACLSMVASYYKKKFPLQYLREYSFISREGVSLLGISEAGKEIGFETFSAKITVEKLIENINTFPCILHWNQNHFVVLHKISTKLFSKKRIFHVADPAHGMVKLNEEQFKNNWISQGDNGIVLFLNPTERFLETEPPKSEKLSVKYLFNYLVPYKKKLGILFMLLLVGSGLALVFPFLTQALIDDGVNAKNINIIFLILLAQLGVFLGSITIEIFRNWLMLYVGTHLSIDIISNFLKKMLRLPIKFFDTKTMGDFNQRIQDNDRIEEFLTSQSLTTFFSIVTFSVFFGVLLYYDYKILLVYLTLTLVAILWSFYWLKKRKILDYYRFQQRSDNQESIYEMLNGVIEMKLNNFEDFKRNEWENIQKKLFTLNIRILKVNQVQLSGFEFVNQLKNILVTFLAANYVVQGSMTLGMLLSISYIIGQMNSPVNQLVNFFRSLQDARLSLERLSEVQNLAEEETGTLDEFGEGLELKQIDISEDSLKQNGIEKGIKLQQLNFQYEGPKSPFVLKDIDLFIPQGKITAIVGASGSGKTTLMKLLLRFYDPTSGSINYNYDDILNLSPRSIRESCGVVMQDGYIFSDTIERNIATSDIEINYAKLHQALKVANIEEFILSLPLRLKTKIGAAGSGISGGQKQRILIARAVYKNPQYIFFDEATSALDAENEKIIHDNLQGFFKGKTVLIIAHRLSTVKNADQIIVLKNGQIVEQGNHQLLIKNKAEYFNLVKNQLELGA, from the coding sequence ATGAAATTTTCACCCCAACAAGATCAAATGGATTGCGGGCCAGCTTGTTTAAGTATGGTAGCAAGTTATTATAAGAAAAAATTCCCTCTACAGTATTTAAGAGAGTATTCTTTTATCTCTAGAGAGGGAGTTTCCTTGTTAGGTATAAGTGAAGCTGGGAAAGAAATTGGCTTTGAAACATTCTCTGCCAAAATAACGGTAGAAAAACTTATAGAAAATATAAATACTTTCCCTTGTATTCTACATTGGAATCAAAATCATTTTGTTGTTTTACACAAAATAAGCACAAAGCTTTTTTCAAAAAAAAGAATATTCCATGTTGCAGATCCTGCACATGGTATGGTTAAACTTAATGAGGAACAATTTAAAAATAATTGGATCTCACAAGGCGATAATGGCATTGTTTTATTTTTAAATCCAACAGAAAGGTTTCTGGAGACAGAACCTCCAAAAAGTGAAAAATTATCAGTAAAATACCTCTTTAATTATCTGGTACCTTATAAAAAGAAATTAGGGATTTTGTTTATGCTTCTACTAGTGGGAAGTGGATTGGCTTTAGTATTTCCATTTTTAACACAAGCGCTTATAGACGATGGTGTTAACGCCAAAAATATTAATATCATTTTCTTGATTTTATTAGCACAACTTGGCGTTTTCCTAGGCTCAATAACCATTGAGATTTTTAGAAATTGGCTGATGCTCTATGTTGGCACACATTTAAGTATAGATATTATATCAAACTTTTTAAAGAAAATGTTACGCCTTCCAATTAAGTTTTTCGATACAAAAACAATGGGAGATTTTAATCAACGCATTCAAGATAACGATAGAATAGAGGAATTCTTAACATCCCAGAGTTTAACAACGTTCTTCTCCATAGTAACTTTCTCAGTCTTTTTTGGCGTTTTATTATACTACGATTATAAAATACTATTGGTATATCTCACATTAACCCTTGTTGCTATTTTATGGTCGTTCTATTGGCTAAAAAAACGTAAAATTTTAGATTATTACCGTTTTCAACAGCGAAGCGATAACCAGGAATCCATATATGAAATGCTTAATGGCGTTATTGAAATGAAGCTCAATAATTTTGAAGATTTTAAAAGGAATGAATGGGAAAATATTCAGAAAAAACTATTCACTTTAAATATTCGGATTTTAAAGGTAAATCAGGTTCAATTGTCTGGTTTTGAGTTTGTAAACCAATTAAAAAACATTTTAGTAACCTTTCTGGCTGCAAACTACGTTGTACAAGGCAGTATGACATTAGGGATGTTATTAAGTATCTCATATATCATTGGTCAAATGAATTCGCCAGTGAATCAATTAGTTAATTTCTTCAGATCATTACAAGACGCAAGGCTTAGTTTAGAACGTTTAAGTGAAGTACAAAACTTAGCAGAGGAAGAGACAGGTACTCTAGATGAATTCGGAGAGGGGTTAGAGTTAAAGCAAATCGATATTTCTGAGGATTCGTTAAAACAAAACGGTATAGAAAAAGGGATTAAATTACAGCAATTAAATTTTCAATACGAAGGGCCTAAGTCGCCGTTTGTATTAAAGGACATTGATTTGTTTATACCCCAAGGAAAAATCACGGCAATTGTAGGAGCTAGTGGAAGTGGAAAAACAACTTTAATGAAATTATTGTTGCGTTTTTATGATCCTACAAGTGGTAGCATTAATTATAATTATGATGATATCCTAAATTTATCTCCCAGAAGCATTCGCGAAAGTTGTGGTGTTGTAATGCAAGACGGTTATATTTTTTCTGATACTATTGAAAGAAACATTGCTACTAGCGATATCGAGATTAATTATGCTAAATTACATCAGGCCTTAAAAGTTGCAAACATTGAAGAATTTATATTGTCATTACCACTTAGATTAAAAACAAAAATTGGCGCAGCTGGAAGTGGTATTTCTGGTGGACAGAAACAACGTATTTTAATTGCTCGAGCGGTTTACAAAAATCCACAATACATTTTCTTTGATGAAGCAACAAGTGCATTAGATGCAGAAAATGAAAAAATTATTCACGACAATCTTCAAGGGTTTTTTAAAGGAAAGACAGTATTAATAATCGCTCATAGGTTGAGTACCGTAAAAAATGCCGATCAAATCATTGTTCTAAAAAATGGACAAATAGTAGAGCAGGGAAATCATCAATTGCTTATTAAAAATAAAGCAGAATATTTCAATTTGGTTAAAAATCAGTTAGAGTTAGGAGCATAG
- a CDS encoding radical SAM/SPASM domain-containing protein: protein MKASRYNVFYPKADKIIGYNSISDNFIVLEPILHELFEASINENLIDELKNVHLDLYDILIDKGFVINENINELEVIKGISDKTDYNDATYELIINPTMNCNFKCWYCYETHIKDSKMNSATLEKVVKFVDNVLEGKKGKLKNFTLEWFGGEPLLYFEKTVLPILKEVYPKMLANNINFRSGFTSNGLLINQDVIEKCKKYGVENFQITLDGHRERHNQVRFVSKQRGSYDEIIANIKLCLQNKLKVITRINVSDETISDLLKVIGDFKDISPKDKKYLIFSFHEVWQEEKDLTADISGIVEEFRRNNLRCAYIGERNASITSSCYADKLNHATINYNGDVFKCTARDFETKSREGVLQDTGIIEWNEKFQKRVYDTRFKNKPCLECKILPICNGGCSQHRIENENEDYCIYGFNEDHKLNIIKEKFSSRLVDSMPSEHYDVTINKLLSINFNAFKVNEPQIYQETFKQFFSEEVSTENFAIVNEINDIYVNLITSLRKMQLSTYQDKHADIEKKLAASKLNDNEVKVIDMSSLPLKAYYYYKIEDYEQALYLTNGSILNDDFFLEKYPFLYGHKVQQIHNIIRIYFKQEKFKEACLLNNDILNHLILGNKVTYEVGYWYDSYKIENSPEMINMIYQIFSETLSVITNLSNNGEKERELFQTAFKGLIACPDIESLDENLLPLLIFVKIKAQLFENPDINKVREELDSLIDVSLNSEYSFFMKSLFYSLFVTLGINGHQDNKREFMRVHAT from the coding sequence ATGAAAGCCAGTCGATATAATGTATTTTATCCTAAAGCGGATAAAATTATAGGTTATAATTCCATATCAGATAATTTTATTGTTTTGGAACCCATACTTCATGAGTTATTTGAAGCTAGTATTAACGAGAATCTAATTGATGAATTAAAAAATGTTCATTTAGATTTATATGATATTTTAATTGATAAAGGGTTTGTTATTAATGAAAACATTAATGAATTAGAGGTCATTAAAGGAATTAGTGACAAAACAGATTATAATGATGCTACTTACGAGCTAATCATTAATCCAACCATGAATTGTAATTTTAAGTGTTGGTATTGCTATGAAACTCATATCAAGGATTCAAAAATGAATAGTGCTACTTTAGAAAAAGTAGTGAAGTTTGTAGACAATGTGTTAGAGGGAAAAAAGGGGAAACTTAAAAATTTTACATTAGAATGGTTTGGAGGTGAACCACTATTATATTTCGAAAAAACAGTATTACCTATACTTAAAGAGGTATACCCTAAAATGTTGGCCAATAATATTAATTTTAGATCAGGGTTTACTTCTAATGGGTTATTGATAAATCAAGATGTTATTGAAAAGTGTAAAAAGTATGGCGTTGAAAACTTTCAAATTACTTTAGATGGACATAGAGAACGTCATAATCAGGTGCGATTTGTTTCCAAGCAAAGAGGATCTTACGACGAAATTATTGCAAATATAAAATTGTGTTTACAAAATAAATTAAAAGTAATTACAAGAATTAATGTGTCGGACGAGACTATTTCCGATCTGTTAAAAGTAATAGGTGATTTTAAAGATATTTCTCCAAAAGATAAAAAATACTTAATATTTTCTTTTCATGAAGTTTGGCAGGAAGAAAAAGATTTAACAGCAGATATTTCTGGTATTGTAGAAGAATTTAGAAGAAATAACCTAAGGTGTGCTTACATTGGAGAAAGAAATGCTTCAATAACATCGTCTTGTTATGCAGATAAGTTAAACCATGCAACAATTAATTACAATGGGGATGTTTTTAAATGCACAGCAAGAGATTTCGAAACAAAATCGAGAGAAGGTGTGTTACAAGATACAGGAATAATAGAATGGAATGAAAAATTCCAAAAAAGAGTATATGATACAAGATTTAAAAACAAACCATGTTTAGAGTGTAAAATTTTACCAATATGTAACGGCGGGTGTTCGCAACACAGAATCGAAAACGAAAATGAAGACTATTGTATTTATGGATTTAATGAGGATCATAAGCTTAATATCATTAAAGAGAAGTTCAGTAGCAGATTAGTTGATTCAATGCCTTCAGAACATTATGATGTTACTATCAATAAATTATTAAGTATAAATTTCAATGCCTTTAAGGTTAATGAACCCCAAATATATCAGGAAACTTTTAAACAATTCTTTAGTGAAGAAGTAAGTACCGAAAACTTCGCGATCGTTAATGAAATAAATGATATATATGTTAATTTGATTACTTCTCTTAGAAAAATGCAATTATCAACCTATCAAGATAAGCATGCAGACATAGAGAAAAAATTAGCGGCTTCGAAGTTAAATGACAACGAAGTAAAAGTTATAGATATGTCGTCCTTACCCCTAAAAGCATATTATTATTACAAAATTGAAGATTACGAACAAGCATTGTATTTAACCAATGGCTCTATATTAAATGATGATTTCTTTTTAGAAAAATATCCTTTTTTGTACGGACACAAAGTGCAACAAATACATAACATTATTAGAATTTATTTTAAACAAGAAAAATTCAAGGAAGCTTGTTTGTTAAACAATGATATACTAAATCATTTAATTTTAGGAAATAAGGTAACTTACGAAGTAGGGTATTGGTACGATTCATATAAAATTGAAAATAGCCCAGAGATGATTAACATGATATACCAGATATTCTCTGAAACCCTAAGCGTTATTACCAATTTAAGTAATAATGGAGAAAAAGAGCGGGAATTGTTTCAAACGGCATTTAAAGGTTTAATAGCATGTCCTGATATTGAAAGTTTAGACGAAAACCTACTTCCTTTATTGATTTTTGTTAAGATAAAAGCGCAATTATTTGAAAATCCAGATATTAATAAAGTGCGAGAAGAATTGGATAGTTTAATTGATGTATCCTTAAACTCGGAATACTCATTTTTCATGAAGTCTTTATTCTACAGTCTTTTTGTTACATTAGGTATTAATGGTCATCAGGACAATAAAAGAGAATTCATGAGAGTTCATGCCACCTAA
- a CDS encoding glycoside hydrolase family 3 N-terminal domain-containing protein, whose protein sequence is MSRIHFIVISFFTNLSIFGQIAGNPLITHDASAQKKWVDSTYASMTLAEKVGQLYMVQVMSNQDAAATGKTVKLIKDYHIGGIIYSNGDPVKQAKLNNELQSLSKIPLLIGMDAEWGLSMRLDDTYAFPWNMTLGAIRDNDLVEQTGRKIGEHCKRLGVHFNFAPVVDINTNPNNPIIGNRSFGEDRDNVTEKALAFMRGMQDAGVLANAKHFPGHGDTDQDSHKTLPTISFNEKRIDSIELYPYKKLINEGLSSVMVAHLNVPSLESREGYPSSLSKNIVTNILKKSLGFEGLIFTDALTMKGAANFSETGDIDLAAFKAGNDVMLMSENVSIGVSKIIEAYNKGEITEFRLEHSVKKILQAKYKVGLNNYEPIGLYNLEKDLNRLEDDVLYEELMENAITVVKNQDNLLPLKQLETKTIAYVKMGDDMGSTFFNELRKYAKVHRIEGKDLDDLSKRLQVYNTIVIGLHRSNGSPWEKYKFTKKELAWLQKIARSHHVILDVFVKPYTLSDIKSIENIESIVVSYQNSDIAQQKSAQLIFGAIPAKGHLPVSVGTFFKEGDGFNINDIKRLGYALPERVGMSSERLKKIDSVARVAVKGKMTPGIQLLVARKGHIVYNKNFGKHTYQGKNEVKFDDIYDVASLTKILATLPLLMELEEKGIVSLNTKLSKLLPEYKDSNKEDITIKSMLSHYARLRPWEPFYYHTLDSVTKRPSKKYYRGKRTKKYNIEVTKNLFLRSDYKDSINSIIKESELLDRLRYRYSDFPYYILKKFIESHYDKTLDELVQDHFYQSLGANNTLYNPYYTVSNKKIVPTEVDDYYRHQKIHGYVHDMGAAMQNGVGGHAGVFSNANDVAKILQMYLQKGYYGGKRYLKPETIDKFNTCYYCKRGNRRGVGFDKPQLGDEGPTCGCLSMTSFGHSGFTGTYAWADPEEEIVYVFLANRTYPKAGKNLLLRENIRTEIQRLIYEAIIE, encoded by the coding sequence ATGAGCCGTATACATTTTATCGTAATATCTTTCTTTACAAATCTTTCAATATTTGGTCAAATTGCCGGAAATCCACTAATAACACATGATGCGAGTGCGCAAAAGAAGTGGGTGGATAGTACTTATGCATCAATGACTTTAGCCGAAAAAGTGGGGCAGTTGTACATGGTGCAAGTTATGTCTAATCAAGATGCGGCTGCAACTGGTAAAACAGTTAAGTTAATTAAAGATTATCATATTGGAGGTATTATATATTCAAATGGAGATCCGGTTAAACAAGCAAAATTAAACAACGAATTACAGTCCTTATCTAAAATACCTTTATTAATAGGAATGGATGCCGAATGGGGACTGAGTATGCGCTTAGATGATACTTATGCCTTTCCATGGAATATGACACTGGGAGCTATAAGAGATAACGATCTCGTTGAACAAACAGGTCGAAAAATAGGGGAGCATTGTAAGCGTTTGGGCGTACATTTTAATTTTGCCCCAGTGGTAGATATTAATACCAATCCCAATAACCCTATAATTGGTAATCGATCATTTGGAGAGGATAGAGATAATGTAACCGAAAAAGCACTCGCATTTATGAGAGGAATGCAGGACGCTGGTGTTTTGGCCAATGCCAAGCATTTTCCAGGTCATGGAGATACCGATCAAGATTCACATAAAACATTACCAACCATAAGTTTTAATGAAAAGCGTATCGATTCTATAGAATTATATCCTTATAAAAAACTTATAAATGAAGGCTTATCCAGTGTTATGGTAGCGCATTTAAATGTACCAAGCTTAGAGTCCCGTGAGGGCTATCCGTCGTCATTGTCTAAAAACATAGTAACCAATATTTTAAAAAAATCATTAGGTTTTGAAGGGTTAATATTTACAGATGCTCTTACTATGAAAGGTGCTGCAAATTTTAGCGAAACAGGAGATATTGACTTGGCTGCTTTTAAAGCAGGGAATGATGTTATGTTAATGTCGGAAAATGTAAGCATAGGTGTTTCCAAAATTATTGAAGCCTATAATAAAGGCGAGATTACTGAGTTTCGATTAGAACATTCGGTTAAAAAAATATTACAAGCTAAGTACAAGGTTGGATTAAACAATTACGAACCTATTGGGTTGTATAATTTAGAAAAGGATTTAAACCGGCTTGAAGACGATGTTTTGTATGAAGAACTCATGGAAAATGCGATTACCGTTGTAAAAAACCAAGACAATCTTTTGCCATTAAAACAATTAGAAACTAAAACCATTGCTTATGTAAAAATGGGTGACGATATGGGGTCTACGTTTTTTAATGAATTAAGAAAATATGCAAAAGTACATCGTATTGAAGGTAAAGATTTAGATGATTTATCTAAAAGGCTTCAAGTATATAATACAATAGTAATAGGGTTGCACCGCTCGAATGGTAGCCCCTGGGAAAAGTATAAATTCACAAAAAAAGAGCTAGCTTGGTTACAAAAAATTGCCCGGTCGCATCATGTTATTTTAGATGTTTTTGTAAAGCCTTATACACTTTCAGATATAAAGAGTATTGAAAACATAGAAAGTATCGTAGTTAGCTATCAGAACAGTGATATTGCACAGCAAAAATCGGCACAACTTATTTTTGGTGCCATTCCTGCCAAAGGCCATTTGCCAGTATCGGTTGGGACGTTTTTTAAAGAGGGCGATGGTTTCAATATCAATGACATTAAAAGATTGGGATATGCACTTCCAGAACGTGTTGGGATGAGTTCCGAAAGACTTAAAAAAATAGATTCAGTAGCACGAGTAGCAGTAAAAGGAAAAATGACGCCAGGAATTCAATTGTTAGTAGCAAGAAAAGGTCATATTGTTTACAATAAAAACTTCGGAAAACACACCTACCAAGGAAAGAATGAAGTGAAATTCGATGATATTTACGATGTTGCCTCGTTAACAAAAATATTGGCAACCCTGCCATTACTTATGGAGCTGGAAGAAAAAGGTATCGTATCATTAAACACCAAACTTTCAAAGCTATTGCCCGAATATAAAGACTCTAATAAAGAAGACATCACTATAAAAAGTATGCTGTCTCATTATGCCAGATTAAGACCTTGGGAACCGTTTTATTACCATACTTTAGATTCTGTTACAAAACGGCCAAGTAAAAAATATTATAGAGGAAAACGAACTAAAAAGTATAATATAGAAGTCACCAAAAATTTGTTTTTACGATCTGATTATAAGGACTCTATAAACAGTATTATTAAGGAATCTGAACTGTTGGATAGATTAAGATATAGGTATAGTGACTTTCCTTATTATATTTTGAAGAAATTTATTGAAAGCCATTACGACAAAACGCTTGACGAATTGGTGCAAGATCATTTTTATCAATCGTTAGGCGCTAATAATACGTTGTATAATCCTTATTATACTGTAAGCAATAAAAAAATAGTTCCTACAGAGGTTGATGATTATTATAGACATCAAAAAATACATGGTTATGTACATGATATGGGAGCAGCCATGCAGAATGGAGTTGGTGGACATGCAGGTGTTTTTAGTAATGCCAACGACGTAGCGAAAATTTTGCAAATGTATTTGCAAAAAGGATATTATGGAGGTAAACGCTATTTAAAACCAGAAACTATCGATAAGTTTAATACCTGTTATTATTGTAAGAGGGGTAATAGAAGAGGTGTTGGCTTCGATAAGCCTCAATTGGGAGATGAAGGACCTACTTGTGGTTGTTTATCTATGACAAGCTTTGGTCATTCAGGTTTTACGGGAACCTATGCCTGGGCAGACCCTGAAGAAGAAATAGTTTATGTGTTTTTAGCTAATAGAACCTACCCAAAAGCAGGGAAAAACCTGTTGTTAAGGGAGAATATTAGAACCGAAATACAGCGCTTAATTTACGAAGCTATAATTGAGTAA
- the bshA gene encoding N-acetyl-alpha-D-glucosaminyl L-malate synthase BshA — MKIGIVCYPTFGGSGVVATELGLELSKRGHEVHFITYNQPVRLELLSNNVHYHEVNVPEYPLFHYQPYELALSSKLVDMVKLHKIDILHVHYAIPHAYAAYMAKKMLQEEGIYVPIVTTLHGTDITLVGSHPFYKPAVTFSINKSDAVTAVSQSLKDDTLRLFDIKNDIHVVPNFIDLDKYNHDFTDCQREMMANDSERIVTHISNLRPVKRAQDVIDVFNNIQKEMPAKLMLVGEGPERERLEYRCQELGILDKVIFFGKSNEIDKILCFSDLFLLPSKTESFGLAALEAMSFGVPVISSNTGGIPEVNAHGISGFLSNVGDVKDMTKNALHILSDKKRLQTFKDNARKESLKFDLHAIVPQYETIYEDTLAKCLVL; from the coding sequence ATGAAAATAGGAATTGTTTGTTATCCAACATTTGGAGGTAGTGGTGTTGTAGCCACAGAACTTGGTTTAGAACTCTCTAAACGCGGACATGAAGTCCATTTTATTACCTATAATCAACCCGTGCGATTGGAGTTGTTAAGTAACAATGTACACTATCATGAAGTAAATGTTCCAGAGTATCCATTGTTTCACTATCAGCCATACGAGCTGGCTTTATCTAGTAAATTGGTAGATATGGTAAAGCTCCACAAAATAGATATTCTACATGTGCATTACGCTATTCCACATGCTTATGCCGCTTATATGGCAAAGAAAATGTTACAGGAAGAAGGTATTTATGTCCCCATAGTTACAACGTTACACGGTACAGATATAACCCTTGTAGGAAGTCATCCATTTTATAAACCGGCAGTAACATTTAGTATTAATAAATCTGACGCAGTAACAGCGGTATCGCAAAGTCTAAAAGACGATACGTTAAGATTGTTCGATATTAAAAATGATATTCATGTAGTGCCAAACTTTATCGATCTGGATAAATACAATCATGACTTCACAGATTGTCAGCGTGAAATGATGGCCAATGACAGCGAAAGAATCGTTACCCATATTAGTAATTTACGTCCGGTAAAGCGTGCACAGGATGTTATAGATGTATTTAATAATATTCAAAAAGAAATGCCAGCTAAACTTATGCTGGTAGGAGAAGGTCCAGAACGTGAAAGGTTAGAATACCGCTGCCAGGAATTGGGCATTCTCGATAAAGTTATTTTCTTCGGAAAAAGTAACGAGATAGATAAAATATTGTGCTTTAGCGATTTGTTTTTACTACCTTCTAAAACAGAAAGTTTCGGATTAGCTGCTCTGGAAGCTATGTCGTTTGGTGTACCGGTTATATCAAGCAATACTGGAGGTATTCCTGAAGTAAATGCGCACGGCATATCCGGATTTTTGAGCAATGTTGGTGATGTGAAGGATATGACCAAAAATGCACTTCATATTTTAAGCGATAAAAAACGTTTACAGACATTTAAGGACAACGCCAGAAAAGAATCATTAAAGTTCGATTTGCATGCTATAGTACCGCAGTATGAAACTATTTATGAAGATACTTTGGCTAAGTGCCTGGTGTTATAA
- a CDS encoding TonB-dependent receptor translates to MKIVGVVKNSSNAAIEFANVVLTSPDGKIIAGSVTDATGGFVLSVKQGNYKLVISFIGYEDWIKNISVNTNKNLETITLIESKNELDEVEVVAKKRLFERKIDRLVFNVENSSSNNGDILNALKVTPGVRVLENGISIIGRDQVRVLIDGKFLELTREDLVNYLRSIPAGDIASIEVITSPPAKYQAEGNSGFINIVYKKNKSNSWKNNIFTAYTQKSYPTLYLGNTFSLKKNKLQLYANVGLNKGNSAVESTSDIYYEDFENKSRRKFKNETDFLSSRFSLDYDFSSKTSIGIIAQHYTIPQNSRDNEILNITNNNTIRERFITRANSDQKSKIASYNLHLIQKLDTLGRQFSIDVDYFDFNKDRERYFFTNQVNGSDELINNFEALNYGKQDIENYSFKIDFEYPTKFVNISLGSRISFTNITSDTKLFNIENGENILDTENSNVFNFEEDIQGVYIDFYKKINEKWQAKLGARLENTETRGELITNETVNRNSYLKLFPTAFIQYNIKENRSLNFSYNKRLNRPKYWELNPFKWFRNPNSYSEGNPFLLPAITDNFNLRYTINKNLTVSSSFSTTDQGSGQITLLNEGDINQIYTRDNYYKSDTYRAQVSYDYRKIKWWDSHFQTSVFHTDVKVRPLYRNIVNVNNGTGVYFSTNNTFSLWNNLKFDLSFWYSAPNKVFFEKREAKSLDFGINFSFLGEKLQCNINAYDILKTSNRDIIVYTKNIRQVYNDYYDNRHFVLSLRYSFGNKKVNVKSKDFGNDEEKNRVD, encoded by the coding sequence ATGAAGATAGTTGGGGTTGTAAAAAATTCTTCTAATGCAGCTATTGAATTTGCAAATGTAGTATTAACTAGTCCTGATGGTAAAATTATAGCAGGTAGTGTTACAGATGCTACAGGAGGCTTTGTTTTATCGGTTAAACAGGGGAATTATAAGTTGGTTATTAGTTTTATAGGTTACGAAGATTGGATAAAAAACATTTCTGTAAACACTAATAAAAACTTAGAAACTATAACGCTTATAGAGAGCAAGAATGAATTAGATGAAGTAGAAGTAGTCGCTAAAAAAAGGCTATTTGAAAGAAAGATTGATAGATTAGTATTTAATGTGGAGAATTCCTCATCTAATAATGGTGATATACTAAATGCTCTTAAAGTTACTCCAGGCGTTAGGGTTTTAGAAAATGGTATTTCAATAATTGGCAGAGACCAGGTTAGGGTTTTAATAGATGGTAAATTTTTAGAGCTAACCAGAGAAGATTTAGTAAATTATTTAAGAAGCATTCCTGCCGGAGATATTGCAAGTATCGAGGTGATTACATCGCCTCCAGCTAAATATCAAGCAGAAGGCAATTCGGGTTTCATCAATATTGTATACAAGAAAAACAAAAGCAATTCATGGAAGAATAACATTTTTACAGCTTACACGCAAAAAAGCTACCCTACATTATACTTAGGAAACACCTTTTCTTTGAAGAAAAACAAGCTTCAATTATATGCCAATGTAGGTTTAAATAAGGGGAATAGCGCTGTAGAAAGCACTTCGGATATTTACTATGAAGATTTTGAAAACAAAAGCAGAAGAAAATTTAAAAATGAGACAGACTTTTTATCAAGTAGATTCTCTTTAGATTATGATTTTTCAAGTAAAACGTCTATAGGAATTATTGCTCAACACTATACAATTCCCCAGAATAGCAGAGATAATGAAATATTAAATATTACTAATAATAACACCATTCGGGAGCGCTTTATTACACGCGCAAACTCAGACCAAAAAAGCAAAATAGCATCTTATAATTTACACTTAATACAAAAATTAGATACGTTAGGAAGACAATTCTCTATTGACGTAGATTATTTTGATTTCAATAAAGATAGAGAACGTTATTTTTTCACAAATCAGGTTAATGGAAGTGATGAACTAATTAACAATTTTGAAGCTTTAAACTATGGAAAACAAGATATAGAAAATTACAGCTTTAAAATAGATTTTGAGTATCCAACCAAATTTGTAAACATAAGCTTAGGTTCAAGAATATCCTTTACAAATATAACAAGCGATACCAAGCTTTTCAATATAGAAAATGGAGAAAACATATTAGATACAGAGAATAGTAATGTATTCAATTTTGAAGAAGATATTCAAGGTGTCTATATCGATTTTTATAAAAAAATTAATGAAAAGTGGCAAGCAAAATTAGGTGCCAGGCTTGAAAACACTGAAACTAGGGGAGAACTTATAACGAATGAAACGGTAAATAGAAACTCTTATTTAAAGTTGTTCCCAACAGCCTTTATTCAATATAATATAAAAGAAAACAGAAGTTTAAATTTTAGCTATAACAAAAGGCTTAACAGGCCTAAGTATTGGGAGCTAAACCCATTTAAATGGTTTAGAAATCCAAATTCGTACTCAGAGGGCAATCCGTTCCTGTTACCAGCTATTACAGATAATTTTAATTTACGGTATACCATTAATAAAAACTTAACGGTATCATCTTCATTTTCAACTACAGATCAAGGTTCCGGACAGATTACACTACTTAACGAAGGAGATATTAATCAAATATATACTCGAGATAACTATTATAAAAGTGATACATACAGAGCTCAGGTTTCATACGACTACAGAAAAATAAAATGGTGGGATAGTCATTTTCAAACATCCGTTTTTCATACAGATGTAAAAGTAAGACCACTATATAGAAACATTGTTAATGTAAATAATGGAACTGGGGTTTATTTTTCTACCAATAACACCTTTTCACTCTGGAACAATTTAAAGTTCGATTTAAGTTTTTGGTACAGTGCCCCAAACAAAGTTTTCTTTGAAAAAAGGGAAGCCAAAAGCCTCGATTTCGGAATTAATTTTTCCTTTTTAGGCGAAAAACTACAATGTAATATTAATGCTTATGATATTCTTAAAACCAGTAACAGAGATATCATAGTTTATACAAAAAACATTAGACAGGTGTATAATGATTACTACGACAATCGGCACTTTGTACTTTCATTAAGATATAGTTTCGGAAATAAAAAAGTAAACGTTAAGTCCAAGGATTTTGGAAATGACGAAGAAAAAAATAGAGTAGACTAA